One genomic region from Lysobacterales bacterium encodes:
- the apaG gene encoding Co2+/Mg2+ efflux protein ApaG, translating to MSALKTEPPCAQIRIEVETRYLPDQSEPEDDRFAFAYTVRMTHLGGAPAQLMDRHWVITDADDCVEEVRGPGVVGQTPRLEPGQSFEYTSGAVLRTPVGRMHGSYGWQTDDARKFRSPIPAFVLAMPRVLH from the coding sequence ATGAGCGCGCTCAAGACCGAACCGCCCTGTGCGCAGATCCGCATCGAGGTGGAGACCCGCTACCTGCCCGACCAGTCCGAGCCCGAGGACGATCGCTTCGCCTTCGCCTACACGGTACGCATGACCCACCTGGGCGGCGCGCCCGCGCAGCTGATGGACCGGCACTGGGTCATCACCGACGCCGACGACTGCGTGGAGGAAGTGCGCGGCCCCGGCGTGGTCGGCCAGACGCCCCGGCTGGAGCCCGGCCAGAGCTTCGAGTACACCTCGGGCGCCGTGTTGCGCACGCCGGTTGGGCGGATGCACGGAAGCTACGGCTGGCAGACCGACGATGCCCGCAAGTTCCGCTCACCGATCCCGGCCTTCGTGCTCGCCATGCCGCGCGTGCTGCACTGA
- a CDS encoding symmetrical bis(5'-nucleosyl)-tetraphosphatase, giving the protein MAVWAIGDIQGCLEPLQRLLDAIRFDPACDRLWFCGDLVNRGGESLEVLRLIHSLDIHSTVVLGNHDLSLLAIAARPENERRRTNAELQRVIFADDGPLLLDWLRCRPLVHLEPSLGWMMVHAGLAPKWTPKIARARALEVEERMAGPGHIKLLRSMFGNNPATWSPKLDGMDRLRAIINVCTRMRFCSPKGTMNFEHKGRPGSQKAGLYPWFSVPGQVERDLRVVCGHWSTLGLFQGLGVHAIDTGCVWGGKLTALRLDAELPQVVQVAGKIGGKPGTD; this is encoded by the coding sequence ATGGCGGTCTGGGCGATCGGCGACATCCAGGGCTGCCTGGAACCGCTGCAGAGGCTGCTGGACGCCATTCGCTTTGATCCGGCCTGCGACCGCCTGTGGTTCTGCGGCGATCTGGTCAACCGCGGCGGCGAGTCGCTGGAAGTGCTGCGTCTGATCCATAGCCTCGACATCCACAGCACGGTGGTCCTGGGCAATCACGATCTGTCGCTGCTGGCGATCGCCGCGCGCCCGGAGAACGAGCGTCGCCGCACCAATGCCGAGCTGCAGCGGGTGATCTTTGCGGACGACGGCCCGCTGCTGTTGGACTGGCTGCGCTGCCGCCCGCTGGTGCATCTGGAGCCCAGCCTCGGCTGGATGATGGTGCACGCGGGGCTTGCGCCCAAATGGACGCCCAAGATCGCCCGTGCCCGCGCGCTCGAAGTCGAGGAGCGAATGGCGGGCCCCGGCCACATCAAGCTGCTGCGCAGCATGTTCGGCAACAATCCGGCGACCTGGAGCCCCAAGCTCGACGGCATGGACCGGCTGCGGGCCATCATCAACGTCTGCACGCGCATGCGCTTCTGCTCGCCGAAGGGCACGATGAATTTCGAGCACAAGGGGCGCCCTGGCTCACAGAAGGCCGGTCTGTATCCCTGGTTCTCGGTGCCGGGCCAGGTGGAGCGCGACCTGCGCGTCGTCTGCGGCCACTGGTCCACGCTCGGCCTGTTCCAGGGCCTCGGCGTGCACGCGATCGACACCGGCTGCGTGTGGGGCGGCAAGCTCACCGCGCTGCGCCTTGATGCGGAGCTGCCACAGGTCGTGCAGGTGGCCGGAAAGATTGGCGGCAAGCCCGGGACGGACTGA